One window of Vitis riparia cultivar Riparia Gloire de Montpellier isolate 1030 chromosome 5, EGFV_Vit.rip_1.0, whole genome shotgun sequence genomic DNA carries:
- the LOC117914143 gene encoding serine/threonine-protein kinase-like protein ACR4, which produces MGISRSLLEHFLNWVLKIQTSQAVFLVQIRVLVVFSNLWWLVSGLGSMSSIAISYGENGPVFCGLKSDGSHLVTCYGSNSAIIYGTPAHFPFMGLTAGDGFVCGLLVDSNQPYCWGSSRYVQMGVPQPMIKGAEYLEISAGDYHLCGLREPLTGRLRNYSLVDCWGYNMTRSYRFDGQLQSISAGSEFNCGLFSQNRTVFCWGDETSSRVTSLIPQEMRFQKIAAGGYHVCGILEGVNSRVFCWGGRSLDIEEEISTAYTGQGNVDLAPKDPMLSVVGGKFHACGIRSSDRGVTCWGFRVKTSTLPPDGIKVYEIAAGNYFTCGILAEKSLLPVCWGLGFPSSLPLAVSPGLCTPSPCLPGFYEFNHESPPCKSLNSHVCLPCSSACLDDMYQKAECTLKSDRQCEFNCSGCYSAECFSNCSSSSYANAITGRKTERFWSLQLPVVVAEIAFAVFLVSIVSLTTILYVRYKLRNCRCSDKGLKSKKGKANGSSFQNDNSKIRPDLDELKIRRAQTFTYDELERATGGFKEESQVGKGSFSCVFKGVLKDGTVVAVKRATMSSDMKKNSKEFHTELDLLSRLNHAHLLNLLGYCEEGGERLLVYEFMAHGSLHQHLHGKNKALKEQLDWVRRVTIAVQAARGIEYLHGYACPPVIHRDIKSSNILIDEEHNARVADFGLSLLGPADSGSPLAEPPAGTFGYLDPEYYRLHYLTTKSDVYSFGVLLLEILSGRKAIDMQFDEGNIVEWAVPLIKSGDISAILDPVLKPPSDLEALKRIATVAYKCVRMRGKERPSMDKVTTALERALAQLMGSPCNEQPILPTEVVLGSSRLHKKSSQRSSNQSVSETDVAEAEDQRFEFRAPSWITFPSVASSQRRKSSVSEADVDGKNLEARNLGSGGNGGDGLRSLEEEIGPASPQENLFLQHNF; this is translated from the coding sequence ATGGGAATTTCTAGGAGTTTGTTGGAACATTTTCTCAACTGGGTCTTGAAGATCCAAACATCGCAAGCTGTATTTCTTGTACAAATTAGAGTCTTAGTGGTGTTCTCAAATTTATGGTGGTTAGTTTCAGGCCTAGGTTCCATGTCTTCCATAGCCATTTCATATGGTGAGAATGGCCCTGTTTTCTGTGGTCTAAAATCAGATGGGTCTCATCTTGTGACTTGTTATGGATCAAATTCTGCTATAATCTATGGAACCCCTGCCCATTTCCCCTTTATGGGACTAACCGCCGGGGACGGCTTCGTATGTGGGCTTTTAGTGGATTCTAACCAGCCTTACTGCTGGGGAAGTAGTCGTTATGTTCAAATGGGTGTTCCTCAACCCATGATCAAAGGGGCTGAGTACTTAGAAATTAGTGCAGGCGATTACCATTTATGTGGATTGAGAGAACCCTTGACGGGAAGGCTTAGGAACTATTCTCTTGTAGATTGTTGGGGGTATAACATGACTAGAAGCTATAGGTTTGATGGGCAGTTGCAGTCCATCTCTGCTGGGTCAGAGTTCAACTGTGGATTGTTTTCTCAAAatagaactgttttctgttgGGGGGATGAAACTAGTAGCCGGGTAACGAGCTTAATCCCTCAAGAAATGAGGTTCCAGAAGATTGCAGCTGGTGGGTACCATGTTTGTGGCATTTTGGAGGGGGTTAACTCAAGAGTTTTTTGTTGGGGGGGAAGGAGTTTGGACATTGAGGAAGAAATATCTACTGCATACACTGGACAAGGCAATGTAGACTTGGCTCCAAAAGATCCAATGCTTTCAGTTGTGGGGGGGAAATTTCATGCTTGTGGAATCAGGAGCTCGGATCGTGGGGTGACTTGTTGGGGTTTTCGTGTCAAGACAAGTACTCTACCTCCTGATGGCATTAAGGTGTATGAAATTGCAGCTGGGAATTATTTCACTTGTGGAATCCTTGCTGAGAAATCTCTCCTTCCTGTTTGCTGGGGTCTCGGGTTTCCCTCATCGCTCCCTTTAGCTGTATCTCCTGGGCTTTGCACCCCTAGTCCTTGCCTTCCAGGGTTCTATGAATTTAACCATGAAAGCCCGCCTTGCAAGTCTCTAAATTCTCATGTCTGCTTGCCCTGCAGCAGTGCCTGCCTGGATGACATGTACCAGAAAGCTGAATGCACTTTGAAATCTGATCGACAGTGTGAATTTAACTGCTCAGGCTGTTACTCAGCTGAATGCTTCTCGAATTGTTCTTCTTCCTCTTATGCAAATGCCATAACAGGAAGGAAAACTGAAAGGTTTTGGTCACTACAATTGCCTGTAGTTGTAGCAGAGATTGCTTTTGCTGTGTTCTTGGTCAGCATTGTGTCTTTAACCACAATTCTATATGTTCGCTACAAGTTGAGGAACTGTCGGTGTTCAGACAAAGGATTGAAGTCCAAGAAAGGCAAAGCTAATGGTTCTTCTTTCCAGAATGATAACAGTAAGATCCGGCCTGACTTGGATGAGCTTAAGATCAGAAGAGCTCAGACCTTCACCTATGATGAACTTGAGAGAGCCACAGGCGGGTTCAAGGAAGAATCTCAAGTGGGAAAGGGAAGCTTTTCGTGCGTTTTCAAAGGGGTTTTGAAGGATGGCACAGTGGTTGCAGTTAAAAGGGCTACAATGTCTTCTGACATGAAGAAGAATTCCAAGGAGTTCCATACCGAGCTTGACCTCCTATCGAGATTAAACCATGCTCATTTGCTTAATCTGCTTGGCTATTGTGAAGAAGGTGGGGAAAGGCTTCTGGTTTATGAGTTCATGGCACATGGGTCCTTACACCAGCATCTCCATGGGAAGAACAAGGCCCTAAAAGAGCAATTGGATTGGGTAAGAAGGGTCACCATTGCAGTGCAGGCAGCTCGGGGAATTGAGTACTTGCATGGTTATGCCTGCCCGCCTGTGATTCATCGAGACATCAAGTCATCAAACATCCTCATTGATGAAGAACACAATGCCCGTGTTGCTGATTTCGGTCTTTCATTGTTGGGACCTGCTGATAGTGGCTCCCCACTGGCCGAGCCCCCAGCTGGGACTTTTGGGTACCTTGATCCTGAGTACTATAGACTTCACTACCTTACAACCAAATCCGATGTTTACAGCTTTGGTGTACTACTTCTGGAAATCTTAAGTGGGCGAAAAGCCATTGATATGCAGTTTGATGAGGGGAACATAGTTGAATGGGCTGTTCCTCTGATCAAATCTGGAGACATATCAGCCATTTTGGATCCAGTTCTGAAGCCCCCATCTGACCTTGAAGCGTTGAAAAGGATCGCAACAGTGGCCTACAAATGTGTGAGAATGAGAGGGAAAGAGAGGCCATCAATGGACAAAGTAACAACAGCTCTGGAACGAGCGCTTGCACAATTGATGGGCAGCCCATGCAACGAGCAACCGATCTTGCCAACTGAGGTGGTACTGGGAAGTAGTAGACTGCACAAGAAATCCTCTCAGAGATCATCAAACCAGTCAGTCTCAGAAACCGACGTTGCAGAAGCAGAAGATCAAAGATTTGAGTTCAGAGCTCCATCATGGATAACTTTCCCCAGTGTTGCTTCCTCCCAGAGAAGGAAGTCCTCAGTTTCTGAAGCAGATGTTGATGGGAAAAACCTGGAAGCAAGAAACTTAGGCAGTGGAGGAAATGGCGGTGACGGGCTGAGAAGCTTGGAGGAGGAGATTGGGCCTGCTTCTCCTCAAGAAAACTTGTTCTTGCAGCACAACTTCTAG